From Caldicellulosiruptor hydrothermalis 108, a single genomic window includes:
- a CDS encoding extracellular solute-binding protein, with the protein MKKWLKVVALAILVVFSISVVLVGQMGEKKVQGATNELTFWSWVSDSDTIKQVYEQAIKEFNSTNKYGVKIKAVYTPGEQYKTKLQTAMAANNPPDILNMWAAGKMKPYVDAKRLFPISDIMNKDPQWKNRYVNGVFDLTTFGGKIYGIPQIRVATVIYYNKQIFAKYKLTPPKTWSELVNVIKVLTKNNVIPFALDARDPWILAMYAEYIANRIDPDAYRKVQKDPNAWTDKAFIETGKKIQELVKLGAFPKGATSLDYVAARNLFDQGKAAMYVMGIWDVGYLSTQSPVKKYVGAFKWPAIEGGKGNINNFLAGIEQVIAVSSNCKNKQAAAAWLKLLSEQRYAKDLLAEKAGYFPTVKVNPDPKKVTGLYLEVLNLLKDQNTKDSFTYYDVMFGPIIGDGFNNTIQSIYLGKDPVEAFKKLAEIAKKEMKK; encoded by the coding sequence ATGAAAAAGTGGTTAAAAGTTGTGGCTTTAGCTATTTTAGTGGTCTTTTCAATTTCAGTTGTTTTAGTCGGTCAAATGGGTGAAAAAAAGGTACAAGGTGCAACAAATGAGCTTACATTCTGGAGCTGGGTTTCTGACTCTGACACCATAAAACAGGTGTATGAGCAGGCTATCAAAGAGTTTAACTCTACTAACAAGTACGGTGTGAAAATCAAGGCTGTTTACACTCCAGGTGAGCAGTACAAAACAAAACTTCAAACAGCAATGGCAGCAAACAATCCACCAGATATTCTCAACATGTGGGCAGCTGGTAAGATGAAACCATATGTAGATGCAAAAAGGCTTTTCCCAATTAGCGACATCATGAACAAAGACCCACAATGGAAAAACAGGTATGTCAATGGCGTTTTTGACCTGACAACTTTTGGCGGCAAAATCTATGGTATTCCTCAGATAAGAGTTGCAACAGTTATATACTACAACAAACAAATCTTCGCAAAATACAAACTCACACCTCCAAAGACATGGTCAGAGCTTGTAAATGTTATAAAGGTTTTGACAAAGAACAATGTAATCCCATTCGCACTTGATGCAAGAGACCCGTGGATCTTGGCAATGTATGCAGAGTATATTGCAAACAGAATAGACCCGGACGCTTACAGAAAAGTTCAAAAAGATCCAAACGCATGGACAGACAAAGCGTTTATTGAGACAGGCAAGAAGATACAGGAGCTTGTCAAACTTGGTGCTTTCCCAAAAGGTGCAACAAGCTTAGATTATGTTGCAGCAAGAAATCTATTTGACCAAGGAAAAGCTGCGATGTATGTCATGGGAATATGGGATGTTGGGTATCTGTCAACTCAATCACCAGTCAAGAAATATGTAGGTGCATTCAAATGGCCAGCAATAGAAGGTGGAAAAGGCAATATAAACAACTTCCTCGCAGGAATTGAACAGGTCATTGCAGTAAGTTCAAACTGCAAGAACAAACAGGCTGCTGCTGCATGGCTAAAACTTTTATCTGAACAGAGATATGCAAAGGACCTGTTGGCCGAAAAAGCAGGGTATTTCCCGACAGTAAAAGTAAATCCCGACCCAAAGAAAGTTACAGGTCTGTATCTTGAGGTTTTGAATTTATTAAAGGACCAGAACACAAAAGATTCATTCACATACTATGATGTTATGTTTGGACCGATAATTGGCGATGGATTTAACAACACAATACAGTCCATTTATCTTGGAAAAGACCCTGTTGAAGCATTCAAAAAGCTTGCAGAGATTGCTAAAAAAGAAATGAAAAAATAA
- a CDS encoding carbohydrate ABC transporter permease — MKKLERAFGNKLAIAIFIAPALILFTLVIPLPILHSFYMSLFKWDMLSTMTYVGFENYKELFSDGIFLSSIWHTIEITVLSLIFQVTLGLFLALCIVNIIKGRKYFQNAFFIPNILSSAVIGILWFFVYNYDFGLINSILKSIGLDSLQQEWLSQKYVILALSITTCWQWVGYHMILYIAAISGISQDIIEAAIVDGAQGLKMVTKIIIPQIRPVLRVSIVLIITGSLKYFDMAWIMTEGGPDFASETIATYIYRTAFNKLQYGLGSAASTFLFVVSILVTVLINRFAAKREEVY; from the coding sequence GTGAAAAAATTGGAAAGAGCATTTGGAAATAAACTTGCTATTGCTATATTCATTGCACCAGCGCTAATACTTTTTACACTGGTTATTCCTCTTCCTATTTTGCATTCATTTTATATGAGCCTTTTTAAATGGGATATGCTATCTACAATGACTTATGTGGGCTTTGAAAATTATAAAGAGCTGTTTTCTGATGGAATATTTTTATCCTCAATTTGGCACACAATTGAAATAACAGTACTTTCATTAATTTTTCAGGTCACCTTAGGGCTTTTCCTGGCTCTGTGCATAGTTAACATAATAAAAGGAAGGAAATACTTTCAGAATGCTTTTTTTATACCTAATATCTTATCAAGTGCTGTAATAGGAATATTGTGGTTTTTTGTGTATAACTATGACTTTGGGCTTATAAATTCAATTTTAAAGAGCATTGGCCTTGATTCTTTGCAGCAAGAGTGGCTTTCGCAAAAATATGTTATCCTTGCACTGTCCATCACAACATGCTGGCAGTGGGTAGGATATCATATGATTTTGTATATCGCAGCTATTTCAGGAATATCACAGGATATCATTGAAGCAGCTATTGTTGATGGTGCGCAAGGGCTGAAAATGGTCACTAAAATAATAATTCCTCAAATTCGTCCTGTCTTGAGAGTTTCAATAGTTTTGATTATCACAGGTTCACTGAAGTACTTTGACATGGCATGGATAATGACTGAAGGCGGTCCAGATTTTGCTTCTGAGACAATCGCTACATATATCTACAGAACAGCATTTAACAAACTTCAGTATGGTCTTGGCAGTGCAGCGTCAACCTTTTTGTTTGTTGTAAGTATTTTAGTTACTGTTCTTATAAATAGGTTTGCTGCTAAAAGAGAAGAGGTGTACTAA
- a CDS encoding carbohydrate ABC transporter permease produces MFAKYIKLSPVAKAIIFAFLTFYSILTLFPLIWLVYNSVKTNNDFLANPFGLPQLSKLQLKNYYDAWVTMGIQRFTINSLIISSVSVIFSLIISSMAAYAIERMIWRSSQKVLNYFLAGIMVPIQIILIPLFINFKKLNLLDSRIGLLIPTVAFALPTSIFILTGFYKTIPHELEEAALIDGCSVYKIFYKIILPLTMPAFVTIAVFNFLGAWNDLLIPLVLIQTPELMTLPVGLLNFRGMYGAELTKMFAAVVISAIPSIIIYFVLQDKLLKGMIAGAVKG; encoded by the coding sequence ATGTTTGCAAAATACATTAAACTTTCTCCTGTGGCAAAAGCAATAATATTCGCATTTTTGACCTTTTATTCAATATTGACATTATTTCCATTAATATGGCTTGTGTACAACTCGGTAAAGACCAACAATGATTTTCTGGCAAATCCTTTCGGTTTGCCGCAATTGTCCAAACTTCAACTTAAAAATTACTATGATGCATGGGTGACTATGGGAATTCAGAGGTTTACGATAAACAGTCTCATAATCTCTTCTGTAAGTGTAATTTTTTCACTTATTATAAGCTCAATGGCAGCATATGCAATTGAGAGGATGATATGGAGGTCAAGCCAAAAAGTTTTGAATTACTTTTTAGCCGGCATCATGGTTCCAATACAGATAATATTGATTCCACTTTTTATAAACTTTAAAAAGCTAAACCTTTTGGACTCACGCATAGGACTTTTGATTCCAACAGTTGCATTTGCCCTGCCAACTTCGATTTTTATTTTAACTGGATTTTACAAAACAATCCCACACGAATTAGAAGAAGCAGCTTTGATTGACGGCTGCTCTGTCTACAAGATATTTTACAAGATAATTCTTCCGTTGACGATGCCGGCTTTTGTAACAATTGCAGTCTTCAATTTCCTTGGCGCATGGAATGACCTTTTGATACCCCTGGTTTTGATACAGACACCAGAACTTATGACACTGCCTGTTGGACTTTTGAATTTTAGGGGGATGTATGGAGCTGAGCTTACCAAAATGTTTGCTGCAGTTGTAATCTCTGCAATACCAAGCATAATAATTTACTTTGTTTTGCAAGACAAACTTCTAAAAGGTATGATAGCCGGGGCTGTGAAGGGGTAA